From the Streptomyces nigrescens genome, one window contains:
- the nucS gene encoding endonuclease NucS: MRLVIARCSVDYAGRLTAHLPSAPRLILVKADGSVSIHADDRAYKPLNWMSPPCTLKEGDGDVWTVENKGGEKLIITLEEVMHDSSHELGVDPGLIKDGVEAHLQELLADRIETLGEGYSLIRREYPTAIGPVDILCRDADNQTVAVEIKRRGEIDGVEQLTRYLELLNRDPHLAPVKGVFAAQEIKPQARVLATDRGIGCVVLDYDALRGIEDDKLRLF, translated from the coding sequence ATGCGTCTCGTCATCGCCCGCTGCTCCGTGGACTACGCGGGCCGGCTCACCGCCCACCTCCCTTCCGCCCCTCGCCTCATCCTGGTGAAGGCGGACGGCTCCGTCTCCATTCACGCGGACGACCGGGCCTACAAACCCCTCAACTGGATGTCGCCGCCCTGCACTCTCAAGGAGGGCGACGGTGATGTGTGGACGGTCGAGAACAAGGGCGGGGAGAAGCTCATCATCACCCTTGAGGAGGTCATGCACGACTCCTCGCACGAGCTCGGCGTCGACCCGGGCCTCATCAAGGACGGTGTGGAGGCCCACCTCCAGGAGCTGCTCGCGGACCGGATCGAAACCCTTGGGGAGGGATACTCCCTGATTCGGCGTGAATACCCCACTGCCATTGGCCCGGTGGATATCTTGTGCCGGGACGCCGACAACCAGACCGTCGCGGTCGAGATCAAGCGACGTGGTGAGATCGACGGTGTCGAGCAGCTCACCCGCTACCTCGAACTCCTCAACCGCGACCCGCACTTGGCGCCGGTGAAGGGTGTCTTCGCGGCTCAGGAGATCAAGCCGCAGGCGCGGGTACTGGCCACCGACCGCGGTATCGGCTGCGTCGTGCTGGACTACGACGCCCTGCGCGGCATCGAGGACGACAAGCTCCGCCTGTTCTGA
- a CDS encoding ATP-binding protein, producing the protein MDPNTHRGPEEYGEQGSPAEPPAPAFGGAQSGSTGLARVVRLVSGPYLVTVNPVDGSEIEPCPPGERPAAPGRLDPEERAAAARAAAPPLPPGPSGFAGHETALEERTEDTERLVRLLSRGRSVRVTGPSGSGRTRLLDAVATACADLAPDGVVRLSGYHHTSTDLLYALFAAVYRAPQHRPERAEMLRMVAEIGAIVVLDDLEFGGAALDELLDATPECAFLIAATPDVAAPSAGSHLEEVFLGGIGRGACGRLLERAVDRPLTDDEESWAADLWFESEGLPLRFVQAAALLRQYDRLRAAPGALDDGYGLFPEDGQATADPAAEDAEPAEQPEVPLPSLGEAAAPAPLLASRLTEAARETLRFAVALGGELPHQAHLPALTQDTHADAALGELLACGLITPAGSHYRLAATVQDQLTAAGYADGAPARAHTVAQHYAWWAGHPSVTPERAAAESDVALAAMGVLTGSRESGHASAAVLLARTAAPAFAAALHWSAWERSLRHGQEAARLAGEVAEEAYFHHELGVLALCTGNLDRARAELEASIGLRGVLSDRNGAVAGRRALALVTDRTRADSAAAATTALPQAAGAASASRRDAPKEPAANPFDAASAPKLRKSRTEQTAQTLIARGASSTTATTGVPAATDSGAGAGKGVRRVFGGARRNVVAAGAGALLAAVLGTVVTIGATGGDDTPNDKVNTEQTTDDSDGTDLPAEQPATDSSLPPTGPGTSRPGTAGQSDRPSPSPSGTAPSGSPSAPGTGSADPTAGPTEPTERPTSPTGRPTRPTHPPTDEPTDPTPTDEPTDSTPTGPTPSEEPTDKPSTQSPSQSASGPSAGSPSASGTSGTTPSGGTPSDATATSSGTESAPVT; encoded by the coding sequence ATGGACCCGAACACCCACCGGGGACCCGAGGAGTACGGCGAGCAGGGCAGCCCTGCCGAGCCACCGGCCCCCGCGTTCGGCGGCGCGCAGAGCGGCTCCACGGGGCTCGCCCGTGTCGTCCGGCTCGTCTCGGGCCCCTACCTCGTCACCGTCAACCCCGTCGACGGCAGCGAAATAGAGCCCTGCCCGCCCGGTGAGCGCCCCGCCGCCCCCGGCAGGCTCGACCCGGAGGAACGCGCCGCGGCCGCCCGCGCCGCCGCACCCCCGCTGCCGCCGGGCCCGTCCGGATTCGCCGGCCACGAGACCGCACTCGAAGAGCGCACCGAGGACACCGAGCGCCTGGTCCGGCTGCTCTCCCGCGGCCGTTCCGTCCGCGTCACCGGCCCCTCGGGCTCCGGCCGCACCCGGCTGCTGGACGCCGTCGCCACCGCCTGCGCCGACCTCGCCCCCGACGGCGTCGTCCGGCTCTCCGGCTACCACCACACCTCCACCGACCTGCTGTACGCGCTGTTCGCGGCCGTCTACCGGGCCCCGCAGCACCGCCCCGAGCGGGCCGAGATGCTGCGCATGGTCGCCGAGATCGGCGCGATCGTCGTCCTGGACGACCTGGAATTCGGCGGCGCCGCGCTCGACGAGCTGCTCGACGCCACCCCCGAATGCGCCTTCCTGATCGCCGCCACCCCCGACGTCGCGGCCCCCAGCGCCGGCTCGCACCTCGAAGAGGTCTTCCTCGGCGGCATCGGCCGCGGCGCCTGCGGCCGGCTGCTGGAGCGCGCCGTGGACCGGCCGCTCACCGACGACGAGGAGTCCTGGGCCGCCGACCTCTGGTTCGAGTCCGAGGGGCTGCCCCTGCGGTTCGTCCAGGCCGCCGCCCTGCTGCGGCAGTACGACCGGCTGCGGGCCGCACCGGGCGCCCTCGACGACGGCTACGGCCTCTTCCCCGAGGACGGTCAGGCCACGGCCGACCCGGCCGCCGAGGACGCCGAGCCCGCCGAGCAGCCGGAGGTGCCGCTGCCGTCCCTCGGCGAGGCCGCCGCTCCCGCCCCGCTGCTCGCCTCGCGGCTGACCGAGGCCGCCCGGGAGACCCTGCGCTTCGCCGTCGCCCTCGGCGGCGAGCTGCCGCACCAGGCGCATCTGCCGGCCCTCACCCAGGACACCCACGCCGACGCCGCCCTCGGCGAGCTGCTGGCCTGCGGCCTGATCACCCCGGCCGGCAGCCACTACCGGCTCGCCGCCACCGTCCAGGACCAGCTGACGGCGGCCGGCTACGCGGACGGCGCCCCCGCACGGGCCCACACCGTCGCCCAGCACTACGCCTGGTGGGCCGGGCACCCCTCGGTGACGCCCGAGCGGGCCGCCGCCGAGTCCGATGTGGCGCTGGCCGCGATGGGCGTACTGACCGGCAGCCGGGAGAGCGGGCACGCCAGCGCGGCCGTGCTGCTCGCCCGTACGGCCGCCCCGGCGTTCGCCGCGGCACTGCACTGGAGCGCCTGGGAGCGCAGCCTGCGGCACGGCCAGGAGGCCGCGCGGCTCGCCGGTGAGGTCGCCGAGGAGGCCTACTTCCACCACGAGCTGGGAGTGCTGGCCCTGTGCACCGGCAACCTCGACCGGGCGCGCGCCGAACTGGAGGCGTCCATCGGGCTGCGCGGGGTGCTCTCCGACCGCAATGGCGCGGTGGCCGGCCGGCGCGCCCTGGCGCTGGTCACCGACCGTACGCGGGCCGACTCCGCGGCAGCGGCCACCACGGCCCTGCCCCAGGCGGCGGGCGCGGCCTCCGCATCGCGGCGGGACGCACCGAAGGAACCGGCCGCCAATCCCTTCGACGCCGCCTCGGCCCCGAAGCTGCGCAAGTCGCGCACCGAGCAGACCGCGCAGACGCTCATCGCCCGGGGTGCTTCTTCGACGACCGCCACCACGGGCGTCCCGGCCGCGACCGACAGCGGTGCCGGAGCCGGCAAGGGCGTCCGGCGGGTCTTCGGCGGGGCGCGGCGCAATGTCGTGGCCGCGGGCGCCGGTGCGCTGCTGGCAGCCGTCCTCGGCACCGTCGTCACCATCGGGGCGACGGGCGGCGACGACACCCCCAACGACAAGGTCAACACGGAACAGACCACGGACGACAGCGACGGCACCGACCTGCCGGCCGAACAGCCCGCCACGGACTCCAGCCTGCCGCCCACCGGCCCCGGCACGTCCCGGCCCGGCACCGCCGGCCAGTCGGACCGCCCGTCCCCGTCGCCCAGCGGAACCGCCCCCAGCGGCTCGCCCAGCGCCCCCGGCACCGGGTCGGCGGACCCGACGGCCGGCCCGACGGAGCCGACCGAGCGGCCCACCAGCCCCACCGGCCGGCCGACCCGCCCCACGCACCCGCCGACGGACGAGCCGACCGACCCGACGCCGACGGACGAGCCGACCGACTCCACGCCGACGGGTCCGACGCCCAGCGAGGAGCCGACGGACAAGCCGAGCACCCAGAGCCCCTCGCAGTCCGCCTCCGGCCCGTCGGCCGGCAGCCCCTCCGCGAGCGGTACGTCCGGGACGACTCCCTCCGGCGGCACCCCGTCGGACGCTACGGCCACCTCCTCCGGCACGGAGAGTGCCCCGGTCACCTGA
- a CDS encoding STAS domain-containing protein, with translation MHIRGDHAELVVGGRLDVRSAADARTALHAAVDSGRGDLVLDLTELDSWDATGLGVIMGAHRRAGRVNRRLVLRGVPPQMQRLLVATRLHRILAIEGGIEAESIPRV, from the coding sequence ATGCACATCAGGGGCGACCACGCCGAGCTGGTCGTCGGGGGCCGCCTTGACGTCCGCAGCGCGGCGGACGCCCGTACGGCCCTGCACGCCGCCGTCGACTCCGGTCGGGGCGATCTCGTGCTGGACCTGACCGAGCTGGATTCCTGGGACGCCACCGGCCTCGGCGTGATCATGGGCGCGCACCGTCGCGCCGGCCGGGTCAACCGCAGGCTGGTGCTGCGCGGAGTGCCGCCCCAGATGCAGCGCCTATTGGTCGCCACGAGGCTGCACCGCATCCTCGCGATCGAGGGCGGTATCGAAGCGGAATCGATTCCCCGGGTGTGA
- a CDS encoding 3-hydroxyacyl-CoA dehydrogenase family protein, with product MAKKLAVIGAGLMGSGIAQVSAQAGWDVVLRDVTDEALARGKGGIEASYEKFVAKGKLAASDAEQALARITTTTDLEAVADADIVVEAVFERIEIKREIFQALDKLVKEEAVLASNTSAIPITKIAAATSRPERVVGAHFFSPVPMMQLCELVRGYKTSDETLATARQFAESVGKTCVVVNRDVAGFVTTRLISALVVEAAKLYESGVASAEDIDTACKLGFGHAMGPLATADLTGVDILLHATDNIYTESQDEKFAPPEIMRRMVDAGDIGRKSGQGFYEH from the coding sequence GTGGCAAAGAAGCTCGCCGTCATCGGCGCCGGACTCATGGGGTCCGGTATCGCGCAGGTCTCCGCCCAGGCGGGCTGGGACGTGGTCCTCCGCGATGTGACGGACGAGGCGCTGGCCCGGGGCAAGGGTGGCATCGAGGCCTCGTACGAGAAGTTCGTCGCCAAGGGCAAGCTGGCGGCGTCCGACGCCGAGCAGGCGCTGGCCCGCATCACCACCACGACCGACCTGGAGGCCGTCGCCGACGCCGATATCGTCGTCGAGGCCGTCTTCGAGCGGATCGAGATCAAGCGGGAGATCTTCCAGGCGCTGGACAAGCTGGTCAAGGAGGAGGCGGTGCTGGCCTCCAACACCTCCGCCATCCCGATCACCAAGATCGCCGCGGCCACCTCCCGCCCCGAGCGGGTCGTCGGTGCGCACTTCTTCTCGCCGGTGCCGATGATGCAGCTGTGCGAGCTGGTCCGCGGTTACAAGACCAGCGACGAAACCCTCGCCACCGCCCGGCAGTTCGCCGAGTCGGTCGGCAAGACCTGTGTCGTCGTCAACCGCGATGTGGCCGGCTTCGTCACCACCCGCCTGATCTCGGCGCTGGTCGTCGAGGCCGCCAAGCTCTACGAATCCGGCGTGGCCAGCGCCGAGGACATCGACACCGCCTGCAAGTTGGGCTTCGGCCACGCGATGGGACCGCTGGCCACCGCCGACCTGACGGGCGTCGACATCCTGCTGCACGCCACCGACAACATCTACACCGAGTCCCAGGACGAGAAGTTCGCACCGCCGGAGATCATGCGTCGGATGGTCGATGCGGGCGATATCGGACGCAAGAGTGGGCAGGGCTTCTACGAGCACTGA
- a CDS encoding TetR/AcrR family transcriptional regulator, giving the protein MAEGLRERKKRQTRQYISDVATGLFLARGFDAVTIAEIADAAEVSVNTVYNYFPAKEDLFFDRSKGLVDRLSRFVRGRTAGESAASAVLRELREEVEAVSPRVGLIEGYDQFMRVVHGAPTLKARLWYMQQEIHLNLEETLREETGAAAGDPLPGLMAGQISWVHQSLMGWIAHEMLDGRKPAEVSREALVLLDEMEELLGEKVLNYAVRTAD; this is encoded by the coding sequence ATGGCAGAGGGACTCAGGGAGCGGAAGAAGCGGCAGACCCGCCAGTACATCTCGGACGTGGCCACCGGCCTGTTCCTGGCGCGCGGCTTCGATGCGGTGACCATCGCGGAGATCGCCGACGCGGCCGAGGTCTCCGTCAACACCGTCTACAACTACTTCCCGGCCAAGGAGGACCTCTTCTTCGACCGGAGCAAGGGCCTCGTGGACCGCCTCTCGCGCTTCGTACGGGGCCGGACGGCGGGCGAGTCCGCGGCCTCCGCCGTGCTGCGGGAACTGCGCGAAGAGGTCGAGGCGGTCTCGCCGAGGGTCGGTCTGATCGAGGGTTACGACCAGTTCATGCGGGTGGTGCACGGGGCGCCCACCCTCAAGGCGCGCCTCTGGTACATGCAGCAGGAGATCCACCTCAACCTGGAGGAAACACTCCGGGAGGAGACCGGCGCCGCGGCCGGCGATCCGCTGCCGGGCCTGATGGCCGGCCAGATCAGCTGGGTGCACCAGAGTCTGATGGGGTGGATCGCACACGAGATGCTCGACGGCCGCAAGCCCGCCGAGGTCTCCCGGGAGGCCCTGGTCCTGCTCGACGAGATGGAAGAGCTACTGGGCGAAAAGGTCCTCAACTACGCCGTACGGACGGCCGACTGA
- a CDS encoding ABC transporter ATP-binding protein: MPVLSASGLARTFTTKRGAVEAVRGIDLTAERGEILGFLGPNGAGKTTTLRMLTTLLAPTGGTATVAGCDLVRDPAGVRRASGYVAQSGGVDPHVSVREELVTQARLYRLGKAEAHARTEELAADLGLDGLLDRRTATLSGGQRRRLDIAMGLTHRPQVLFLDEPTTGLDPGSRADLWELVRRIRAEHGTTVFLTTHYLDEADALADRLVIVDKGVVVAEGTPEALKRAHAGSPDASLQDTFLAITGRGATPHDQAPVAV, from the coding sequence ATGCCAGTCCTCAGCGCGTCCGGACTCGCCCGGACCTTCACCACCAAGCGCGGCGCCGTCGAGGCCGTCCGCGGTATCGATCTCACCGCCGAGCGCGGCGAGATCCTCGGCTTCCTCGGCCCCAACGGCGCCGGGAAGACCACCACTCTGCGGATGCTCACGACCCTGCTGGCGCCTACCGGCGGCACCGCGACCGTCGCCGGCTGCGACCTCGTCCGCGACCCGGCGGGCGTACGACGCGCCTCCGGCTACGTCGCCCAGTCCGGCGGCGTCGACCCCCACGTCTCGGTCCGCGAGGAGCTGGTCACCCAGGCCCGCCTCTACCGCCTCGGCAAGGCCGAAGCCCACGCCCGTACCGAGGAGTTGGCCGCCGACCTGGGCCTCGACGGGCTGCTCGACCGCAGGACCGCCACCCTCTCCGGCGGCCAGCGGCGGCGGCTGGACATCGCGATGGGGCTCACCCACCGTCCCCAGGTGCTCTTCCTCGACGAGCCCACCACCGGGCTCGACCCGGGCAGCCGCGCCGACCTGTGGGAGCTGGTCCGCCGGATCCGCGCCGAGCACGGCACCACCGTCTTCCTGACCACCCACTACCTCGACGAGGCCGATGCGCTGGCCGACCGGCTGGTGATCGTCGACAAGGGTGTGGTGGTCGCGGAGGGCACCCCGGAGGCCCTCAAACGCGCCCATGCCGGCTCCCCCGACGCCTCCCTCCAGGACACCTTCCTCGCCATCACCGGGCGCGGTGCCACGCCCCACGACCAGGCCCCCGTCGCCGTCTAG
- a CDS encoding ABC transporter permease, which yields MSTLLSDIALIFGRYARQTLRSKLQMLFGVLMPLLYLLFFGPLLTDLPLSSSGSSWQVLVPGLLLQLALFGASFCGFGIIVEKQYGVVERMRVTPVSRLALLLGRVLRDALLFVFQAVLLVLAALAMGLRAPLPGILIGFAFVAVLTVALASLSYALALNVSTPQEFGPVINAVTMPSMLLSGLMLPMALGPKWLDVLSHFMPFRYLVDAVRAAFVGSYASSAMLYGVLVAVAFAALSVTYCTRAFRRSAA from the coding sequence TTGTCCACCCTGCTCTCCGACATCGCGCTGATCTTCGGGCGGTACGCCCGCCAGACGCTGCGCTCCAAGCTCCAGATGCTCTTCGGCGTGCTGATGCCGCTGCTGTATCTGCTCTTCTTCGGTCCGCTGCTGACCGATCTGCCGCTGTCCTCGTCCGGCAGCTCCTGGCAGGTGCTGGTGCCCGGGCTCCTGCTCCAACTCGCCCTGTTCGGGGCCTCGTTCTGCGGTTTCGGCATCATCGTCGAGAAGCAGTACGGGGTCGTGGAGCGGATGCGGGTGACGCCGGTGAGCCGGCTGGCGCTGCTGCTGGGACGGGTGCTGCGCGACGCCCTGCTGTTCGTCTTCCAGGCGGTGCTGCTGGTGCTGGCCGCGCTGGCCATGGGACTGCGCGCACCCCTGCCCGGCATCCTCATCGGCTTCGCGTTCGTCGCCGTGCTGACCGTGGCGCTGGCCTCGCTGTCGTACGCGCTGGCGCTGAACGTCAGCACCCCGCAGGAGTTCGGGCCGGTCATCAACGCCGTCACCATGCCCTCGATGCTGCTGTCCGGGCTGATGCTGCCGATGGCGCTGGGGCCCAAGTGGCTCGATGTGCTCTCGCACTTCATGCCGTTCCGCTATCTCGTGGACGCGGTCCGCGCGGCCTTCGTCGGCTCCTACGCCTCCTCGGCCATGCTCTACGGCGTGCTGGTGGCGGTCGCGTTCGCCGCACTGTCCGTGACCTATTGCACCCGGGCTTTCCGCAGGTCCGCGGCGTAG
- a CDS encoding cob(I)yrinic acid a,c-diamide adenosyltransferase, whose protein sequence is MVNLTRIYTRTGDKGTTALGDMSRTAKTDARIAAYADANEANAAIGVALALGSLPEDVATVLLRVQNDLFDVGADLSTPVVENPEFPPLRVEQGYIDKLEADCDRFLAELEKLRSFILPGGTAGAALLHQACTVVRRAERSTWAAFEEHGETMNPLTATYLNRLSDLLFILARTANKEVGDVLWVPGGER, encoded by the coding sequence ATGGTGAATCTGACGCGCATCTACACCCGCACCGGCGACAAGGGCACCACCGCCCTCGGCGACATGAGCCGTACCGCCAAGACCGACGCACGGATCGCGGCGTACGCGGACGCCAACGAGGCCAACGCGGCGATCGGCGTGGCCCTGGCGCTCGGCTCGCTCCCCGAGGACGTCGCCACGGTGCTGCTGCGGGTGCAGAACGACCTGTTCGATGTCGGCGCGGACCTGTCGACGCCGGTGGTGGAGAACCCTGAATTCCCGCCGCTGCGCGTCGAGCAGGGCTATATCGACAAGCTGGAGGCCGACTGCGACCGCTTCCTCGCGGAGCTGGAGAAGCTGCGCAGCTTCATCCTCCCCGGCGGTACCGCCGGCGCCGCGCTGCTGCACCAGGCGTGCACGGTCGTCCGCCGCGCCGAGCGCTCCACCTGGGCGGCCTTCGAGGAGCACGGCGAGACGATGAACCCGCTCACCGCCACCTACCTCAACCGCCTCTCCGACCTCCTGTTCATCCTGGCCCGTACGGCCAACAAGGAGGTCGGGGACGTGCTGTGGGTGCCGGGCGGCGAGCGCTGA
- a CDS encoding sensor histidine kinase, protein MTARPRAAVGRPPRFDVLIAGGGLLGGLLLWTLDLHGGPPRLGLPAALTLVSLTTMSAAELMRRTAPMAALALAVPALALDLCAGTLVATVLMFTDVVYAAVLYGPAPVARRIPPHSVLVTVLAAIALAALWQKPQVVMAVIGIALITIAPAWTGIMLRNHRDAAQAARLRAEQIALLAERDRDRAVAGERARMARELHDMVANHLSAIAIHSTAAQAIDDPAATREALGVIRENSVQGLAEMRRLIGLLRGPRTAEGDAEPAATPTLDGLEALIEQARTSGRSSGLAFVLEDARSPTGPGTGPHRAAPAELAAYRIVQESLTNALKHAAPGEVLVRLAQDRGGALTVAVRSPFADRPGPRAPGTGTGLVGMRERAALLGGAFEAGPESGPAGRVWLVRAALPAAGEEVRR, encoded by the coding sequence GTGACCGCCAGACCCCGCGCCGCCGTCGGCCGCCCGCCCCGCTTCGACGTGCTCATCGCGGGCGGCGGGCTGCTCGGCGGACTGCTGCTCTGGACACTGGATCTGCACGGCGGTCCCCCGCGCCTGGGACTGCCCGCCGCACTGACCCTGGTCTCGCTCACCACCATGTCGGCGGCGGAACTGATGCGCCGTACGGCCCCGATGGCGGCGCTGGCCCTCGCGGTGCCGGCGCTGGCGCTGGACCTCTGCGCCGGCACCCTGGTCGCCACCGTCCTGATGTTCACGGACGTGGTCTATGCGGCGGTGCTCTACGGCCCGGCGCCCGTGGCCCGCCGGATCCCGCCGCACTCCGTCCTGGTGACGGTCCTGGCGGCCATCGCGCTGGCCGCACTGTGGCAGAAGCCGCAGGTCGTGATGGCCGTCATCGGTATCGCGCTGATCACCATCGCCCCGGCCTGGACCGGCATCATGCTCCGCAACCACCGCGACGCCGCCCAGGCCGCCCGGCTGCGGGCCGAGCAGATCGCGCTGCTGGCCGAGCGGGACCGGGACCGGGCGGTGGCCGGCGAGCGGGCGCGGATGGCCCGCGAACTGCACGACATGGTCGCCAACCATCTGTCCGCCATCGCGATCCACTCCACCGCGGCACAGGCCATCGACGACCCGGCGGCGACCCGGGAGGCGCTCGGGGTGATCCGGGAGAACAGCGTGCAAGGTCTGGCCGAAATGCGCCGTCTGATCGGGCTGTTGCGGGGCCCGAGGACGGCCGAAGGGGACGCGGAGCCCGCCGCGACCCCCACCCTCGACGGACTGGAAGCGCTGATCGAGCAGGCCCGTACGAGCGGCAGGAGCAGCGGGCTGGCCTTTGTACTGGAGGACGCCCGGAGCCCGACCGGCCCCGGGACCGGGCCGCATCGGGCGGCGCCGGCCGAGCTGGCCGCCTACCGCATCGTCCAGGAGTCCTTGACCAACGCCCTCAAGCACGCCGCGCCCGGCGAGGTGCTCGTCCGCCTCGCCCAGGACCGCGGCGGGGCCCTCACCGTCGCCGTCCGCAGCCCGTTCGCCGACCGCCCCGGCCCCCGGGCGCCCGGCACCGGCACCGGTCTGGTCGGGATGCGGGAGAGAGCCGCCCTGCTGGGCGGAGCCTTCGAGGCCGGTCCGGAGAGCGGGCCGGCCGGCAGAGTCTGGCTGGTGCGGGCGGCGTTGCCCGCCGCCGGGGAGGAAGTACGACGATGA
- a CDS encoding response regulator, with protein MTGADAQPIRVLVAEDQSAVRAGLVLILRSAPDIEVVGEAEDGAEAVRLARELRPDLVLMDIQMPRLDGVSATRQVVAEQLADVLVLTTFDLDEYVFGALRAGAAGFLLKDSDAAALLTAVRTVASGEGLIAPAVTRRLIAEFASPRTAGRPARSGAGPDRAVLDALTPRELEVLGCLGRGLSNADIALRLAMAEATVKTHVSRLLAKLELRSRVQAAVLAQELGVDGP; from the coding sequence ATGACAGGTGCCGACGCACAGCCGATCCGGGTTCTCGTCGCCGAGGACCAGTCCGCCGTACGGGCCGGTCTGGTCCTCATCCTGCGCTCCGCCCCCGACATCGAGGTCGTCGGGGAGGCGGAGGACGGCGCGGAGGCGGTACGGCTCGCCCGCGAGCTGCGCCCTGACCTCGTCCTCATGGACATCCAGATGCCCCGCCTCGACGGGGTCTCCGCCACCCGCCAGGTGGTCGCCGAACAGCTGGCGGATGTGCTGGTGCTGACCACCTTCGACCTGGACGAATATGTCTTCGGGGCGCTTCGGGCGGGCGCCGCGGGCTTTCTGCTCAAGGACAGTGACGCGGCCGCGCTGCTGACCGCGGTGCGCACCGTGGCGTCCGGCGAGGGGCTGATCGCACCGGCGGTGACCCGGCGGCTGATCGCGGAGTTCGCGAGCCCGCGGACGGCGGGGCGGCCCGCGCGCAGCGGTGCCGGGCCGGACCGGGCGGTCCTGGACGCGCTGACACCGCGCGAGCTCGAAGTGCTGGGATGTCTGGGGCGGGGCCTGTCGAACGCCGATATCGCGCTACGGCTGGCGATGGCGGAGGCCACCGTGAAGACCCATGTCAGCCGGCTGCTGGCAAAGCTGGAGCTGCGCAGCCGGGTACAAGCGGCCGTACTGGCACAGGAGTTGGGGGTGGACGGGCCGTAG
- a CDS encoding DUF2550 domain-containing protein, with protein MFLALLVSGIVVVLVLLGLFVFGLRRRLIQRSGGTFDCSLRWNVPENEAGGKGWIYGVSRYNGDRIEWFRVFSYAPRPRHLLERSAIEVLERRTPQGEEELALLSDSLVLACRHRGTRLELAMSEDALTGFLAWLEAAPPGQRVNVA; from the coding sequence ATGTTCCTCGCTCTGCTTGTGAGCGGCATCGTCGTGGTGCTGGTACTGCTGGGGCTGTTCGTCTTCGGACTGCGGCGGCGGCTCATCCAGCGGTCCGGTGGCACCTTCGACTGCAGCCTGCGCTGGAACGTCCCGGAGAACGAGGCCGGTGGCAAGGGCTGGATCTACGGCGTGTCCCGCTACAACGGAGACCGGATCGAGTGGTTCCGGGTGTTCTCGTACGCGCCCCGGCCCCGCCACCTCCTGGAGCGCTCCGCCATCGAGGTCCTGGAGCGCCGCACCCCCCAGGGTGAGGAGGAGCTGGCGCTGCTCTCCGACTCCCTCGTGCTGGCCTGCCGGCACCGCGGCACCCGCCTGGAACTGGCGATGAGCGAGGACGCACTCACCGGCTTCCTCGCCTGGCTGGAGGCGGCGCCGCCAGGGCAGAGAGTCAATGTGGCCTGA
- a CDS encoding F0F1 ATP synthase subunit epsilon yields MAELHVELVAADRQVWSGEASLVVARTSSGDIGVMPGHQPLLGVLQSGPVTIRTTGESGDGTVVAAVHGGFISFADNKLSLLAEIAELSDEIDVQRAERALERAKSDADAAAERRADVRLRAVTGVH; encoded by the coding sequence GTGGCTGAGCTGCACGTCGAGTTGGTCGCCGCGGACCGTCAGGTCTGGTCCGGCGAGGCCAGCCTGGTCGTCGCGCGCACCTCGTCGGGCGACATCGGCGTCATGCCCGGACATCAGCCGCTGCTCGGCGTGCTGCAGTCGGGCCCGGTGACGATTCGTACGACCGGCGAGAGCGGGGACGGCACCGTCGTCGCCGCCGTGCACGGCGGCTTCATCTCCTTCGCCGACAACAAGCTGTCTCTGCTCGCGGAGATCGCGGAACTGTCGGACGAGATCGATGTCCAGCGCGCGGAGCGGGCCCTGGAGCGAGCGAAGTCGGACGCTGACGCGGCCGCCGAGCGTCGCGCCGATGTCCGGCTGCGTGCGGTGACGGGCGTTCACTGA